One stretch of Nodularia sp. LEGE 06071 DNA includes these proteins:
- a CDS encoding YqeG family HAD IIIA-type phosphatase — MTWNKLLQPDLILEGSILNLTPEIIQQYGLKGLVLDVDETLVPFTVGLASPELQQWVEQVRTCTDLCLVSNNLSETRIGGIARSLNLPYYLGAAKPSRRKIRAALTAMNLPANQVGMVGDRLFTDVIAGNRLGMFTVLVEPIVHPDAALRSHPIRNFEVWFSEILGATITPKETKIHKT, encoded by the coding sequence ATGACCTGGAACAAGCTCTTACAACCTGACTTGATTTTAGAAGGTTCTATATTAAACCTGACACCCGAAATCATTCAACAATACGGGCTGAAGGGTCTGGTATTGGATGTGGATGAAACACTAGTACCGTTTACAGTGGGGCTAGCTTCCCCAGAATTGCAACAGTGGGTAGAGCAAGTTCGGACTTGTACAGATTTGTGTTTGGTAAGTAATAATCTCAGTGAAACCCGCATTGGTGGAATCGCGCGATCGCTAAATTTGCCCTATTATTTAGGCGCAGCCAAGCCATCACGACGGAAAATTAGAGCCGCACTCACAGCGATGAATCTCCCAGCAAACCAAGTCGGAATGGTAGGCGATCGCTTGTTTACCGATGTCATAGCGGGTAATCGTCTAGGAATGTTCACCGTTTTGGTAGAACCGATTGTCCATCCTGATGCAGCCCTGCGCTCTCATCCTATCCGCAATTTTGAAGTTTGGTTCTCGGAAATCTTGGGAGCCACTATTACTCCTAAAGAAACGAAAATTCACAAAACTTGA
- the proB gene encoding glutamate 5-kinase, which yields MTKTIVVKIGTSSLTQPETGQLALSTIATLAETLCDLRQQGHRVILVSSGAVGVGCARLGLTERPKAIALKQAVAAVGQGRLMRIYDDLFTTLNQPIAQVLLTRSDLVQRSRYLNAYNTFRELLGLGVIPVVNENDTVAVDELKFGDNDTLSALVASLVEADWLFILTDVDKLYSADPRSVPDAQPISLVSSLKELAELQVETTSPGSQWGTGGMSTKISAARIAIAAGVRTVITQGRFPQNIQKIIAGEPLGTHFQPQPEPTSARKRWIAYGLVPAGKLYLDTGAIAAIAQAGKSLLAAGIKSVSGEFDAQEAVQLCDNQGNEIARGLVNYSSDELQKIRGCHSREIFTILGYVGVETVIHRDNLVLT from the coding sequence ATGACTAAGACAATTGTTGTCAAAATTGGTACTTCTAGCCTCACCCAACCAGAAACCGGACAGCTAGCCCTTTCCACCATTGCCACCTTAGCAGAAACACTTTGTGATTTAAGGCAGCAAGGGCATCGGGTGATTTTAGTTTCCTCTGGTGCTGTGGGAGTGGGTTGTGCCAGGTTAGGCTTAACTGAACGCCCCAAAGCGATCGCTCTCAAACAAGCAGTAGCAGCAGTGGGACAAGGACGGTTAATGCGGATATATGATGATTTATTTACTACATTAAATCAGCCAATTGCTCAAGTGTTACTGACTCGTAGCGACTTGGTACAGCGTAGCCGCTATCTCAATGCTTACAACACTTTTCGGGAACTACTGGGACTGGGAGTAATTCCGGTAGTCAATGAAAATGATACGGTGGCAGTGGACGAACTGAAATTTGGCGATAATGATACCCTTTCGGCATTGGTTGCGAGTTTAGTAGAAGCAGATTGGTTATTTATTCTCACCGATGTAGACAAGCTATATTCCGCCGATCCCCGTTCCGTACCCGATGCACAGCCGATCTCTTTGGTAAGTAGCCTCAAAGAATTGGCAGAATTACAAGTGGAAACCACCTCTCCAGGTTCTCAATGGGGTACTGGTGGGATGTCAACTAAAATTTCTGCGGCGAGAATTGCCATTGCGGCGGGAGTTCGTACCGTGATTACCCAAGGACGATTTCCGCAGAATATCCAGAAAATTATCGCAGGGGAACCGCTAGGGACTCACTTTCAACCACAGCCGGAACCAACTTCGGCGCGTAAACGTTGGATAGCTTATGGTCTAGTCCCGGCGGGAAAATTATACTTGGATACAGGGGCGATCGCGGCGATCGCTCAAGCCGGAAAATCATTATTGGCTGCGGGGATTAAATCAGTGTCAGGAGAGTTTGACGCTCAAGAAGCTGTACAGTTGTGCGACAACCAAGGAAACGAAATTGCCAGAGGACTTGTCAACTATAGCAGCGACGAACTACAAAAGATTCGTGGATGTCATTCCAGGGAAATTTTCACAATTTTGGGCTATGTAGGTGTAGAAACTGTGATTCATCGCGATAATTTAGTTCTGACTTAG
- a CDS encoding CapA family protein, with protein MVNQRLVQLLSFGFISGCFSLGIGIGVFIRFGQFQVSDATAPLTESELYVFAEPEPTPPLKEAETVLDTISIKAVGDMIPGTNFPDDRLPQSEAQLLPNPVRKYLQGSDILLGNFESTFTNHPYSAKNISRGKVFAFRSPPIYAKLFAEVGFNVFHIANNHAMDFGQVGFEDTVKNLTNVGIATLGHKNQILYLEANKMAIAIIGFAPYNMYNSIHNLPAAQALVTEAKKNAHIVVVSMHGGAEGTAALHVRNKTEFFYGENRGNSIKFARTVIDAGADLVLGHGPHVPRAMEMYKGKLIAYSLGNFLGYRTLSTKAETAYSMILEVKLNSLGDLVAGRIIPVHLNSQGIPEIDQLFRTVGLLRDLNKNNHLVEPIQINDQGEIVLLKNDPDI; from the coding sequence ATGGTAAATCAAAGACTGGTGCAATTACTGTCATTTGGTTTTATTAGTGGCTGTTTTTCTCTAGGTATTGGGATTGGAGTCTTCATTCGCTTTGGACAATTTCAAGTATCAGATGCGACCGCTCCATTGACTGAATCAGAGTTATATGTTTTTGCTGAACCAGAACCAACACCACCGCTAAAGGAAGCGGAAACTGTTTTAGATACCATTAGCATCAAAGCGGTTGGGGATATGATTCCGGGAACTAACTTCCCTGATGATAGATTGCCTCAGTCAGAAGCTCAATTGTTACCAAATCCTGTGAGAAAATACTTGCAAGGATCTGATATTTTGCTTGGTAACTTTGAAAGTACCTTCACTAACCATCCCTACAGTGCTAAAAATATCAGTCGGGGAAAAGTTTTTGCTTTTCGTTCTCCACCTATCTATGCCAAATTATTCGCTGAGGTGGGGTTTAATGTTTTCCATATAGCCAATAACCATGCAATGGACTTTGGACAAGTGGGTTTTGAGGATACAGTTAAAAACCTGACAAATGTGGGTATTGCTACATTAGGTCATAAAAATCAAATTCTGTATTTAGAAGCAAATAAGATGGCGATCGCCATAATTGGTTTTGCTCCCTATAATATGTATAATTCTATTCATAATTTGCCAGCAGCCCAAGCCCTTGTCACTGAAGCTAAAAAGAATGCTCACATTGTAGTTGTATCTATGCACGGTGGAGCGGAAGGAACCGCAGCACTGCACGTTAGAAATAAAACAGAGTTTTTTTACGGAGAAAACCGAGGTAATTCCATCAAGTTTGCTCGCACAGTCATAGATGCAGGCGCAGATTTAGTGCTAGGACATGGCCCTCACGTTCCCAGAGCAATGGAAATGTATAAGGGTAAATTAATTGCTTATTCTTTGGGTAACTTTCTCGGATATCGGACTTTATCCACAAAGGCTGAAACTGCATACTCAATGATATTAGAAGTGAAGCTCAATTCCCTGGGTGATTTGGTTGCGGGTCGGATTATCCCTGTACATTTAAATAGTCAGGGAATACCTGAAATTGATCAGCTTTTTCGGACTGTGGGACTGCTGCGTGATTTAAATAAAAATAATCACCTTGTCGAGCCAATACAAATTAACGATCAGGGGGAAATTGTTTTGCTGAAGAATGATCCAGATATTTAA
- the leuD gene encoding 3-isopropylmalate dehydratase small subunit — protein MVSEVKKISGRGIILIGDDIDTDRIIPARYLKAITFDGLGEGVFIDDRTALKGEHPFDQSQYQGANVLIVNRNFGCGSSREHAPQAIAKWGIKALIGESFAEIFFGNCVAMGIPCLTADAATVKKLQTLVATNAQASMTVNLETLEVQIGDYTAKVAMNEGTRSTFIAGTWDACGQLVANAEEVRATAAKLPYVSWGKLAAS, from the coding sequence ATGGTCAGTGAAGTTAAAAAAATCTCAGGGCGCGGTATAATCCTTATCGGGGATGATATAGACACAGACAGAATTATTCCCGCCCGTTATTTGAAAGCCATCACCTTTGATGGATTAGGCGAAGGCGTATTTATCGATGACCGCACAGCATTAAAAGGCGAACATCCCTTTGACCAATCCCAGTACCAAGGGGCAAACGTTTTAATAGTTAACCGTAACTTTGGCTGTGGTTCATCAAGAGAACACGCACCCCAGGCGATCGCTAAATGGGGAATTAAAGCTTTAATCGGTGAAAGTTTCGCCGAAATCTTTTTTGGTAACTGTGTAGCAATGGGCATACCTTGCTTGACAGCCGATGCAGCTACAGTCAAAAAACTGCAAACACTTGTCGCTACCAATGCCCAAGCCAGCATGACAGTGAACTTGGAAACCTTAGAAGTGCAAATCGGTGATTATACTGCCAAAGTTGCCATGAATGAAGGGACTCGCAGCACTTTTATTGCTGGTACATGGGATGCTTGCGGTCAGTTAGTCGCTAATGCTGAGGAAGTTCGAGCAACGGCTGCTAAACTGCCTTATGTGAGTTGGGGTAAATTAGCCGCGAGTTAA
- the leuC gene encoding 3-isopropylmalate dehydratase large subunit, whose protein sequence is MSKGTLFDKVWNLHTVGTLPSGLTQLFIGLHLIHEVTSPQAFAMLRERGLKMLFPERTIATVDHIVPTENQARPFSDRMAEDMIQALEQNCQENNITFHNIGSGNQGIVHVIAPEQGLTQPGMTIACGDSHTSSHGAFGAIAFGIGTSQVRDVLASQTLALSKLKVRKIEVNGTLNPGVYAKDVILHIIRTLGVKGGVGYAYEYAGTTFEQMNMEERMTVCNMAIEGGARCGYVNPDQVTYDYLKGRDFAPKGAEWDKAVAWWESIKSDADAEYDDIVVFDAADISPTVTWGITPGQGIGVNQFIPKPEELLEEDRFIAEEAYQYMDLFPGQPIKGTKIDVCFIGSCTNGRISDLREAAKIAQGRHVAEGVKAFVVPGSERVKEEAEAEGLHKIFEAAGFEWREPGCSMCLAMNPDKLQGRQISASSSNRNFKGRQGSSSGRTLLMSPAMVATAAIRGEISDVRELL, encoded by the coding sequence ATGAGCAAAGGCACCCTGTTTGATAAAGTTTGGAACTTACACACCGTTGGAACACTTCCTTCAGGGCTGACGCAACTATTTATCGGGCTTCACCTGATTCACGAAGTCACCAGTCCCCAAGCCTTTGCCATGTTGCGGGAAAGGGGTTTGAAGATGCTGTTTCCAGAACGAACTATAGCCACAGTCGATCACATCGTCCCGACTGAAAATCAAGCCCGGCCATTTAGCGATCGCATGGCGGAAGATATGATCCAGGCTTTAGAACAAAACTGTCAAGAAAATAATATTACCTTTCATAACATCGGTTCTGGTAATCAAGGGATAGTCCACGTCATCGCCCCAGAACAAGGACTGACTCAGCCAGGAATGACGATCGCTTGTGGAGATAGCCACACATCTAGCCACGGCGCATTCGGTGCGATCGCATTTGGGATTGGTACTAGCCAAGTGCGGGACGTTCTCGCCTCTCAAACCCTGGCTTTATCGAAACTCAAAGTCCGCAAAATAGAAGTTAACGGGACTTTAAACCCTGGTGTGTACGCCAAAGATGTGATCCTGCACATCATTCGGACATTAGGTGTAAAAGGTGGCGTAGGTTATGCCTATGAATATGCAGGAACCACCTTTGAGCAAATGAACATGGAAGAACGGATGACCGTTTGCAACATGGCTATTGAAGGTGGCGCAAGATGCGGTTATGTCAACCCGGATCAAGTCACCTATGATTACTTAAAAGGTAGAGACTTCGCCCCCAAAGGTGCAGAATGGGACAAAGCCGTGGCTTGGTGGGAATCCATCAAAAGTGATGCTGATGCCGAATACGATGATATTGTAGTCTTCGACGCGGCGGATATTTCCCCCACAGTCACTTGGGGAATTACACCCGGTCAAGGTATCGGCGTAAACCAATTTATCCCCAAGCCCGAAGAATTGCTAGAAGAAGACCGATTTATTGCGGAAGAAGCTTATCAATACATGGATTTGTTTCCCGGTCAACCGATAAAAGGCACTAAAATTGATGTCTGCTTTATTGGGAGTTGCACCAACGGCAGAATCAGCGATTTGCGAGAAGCGGCAAAAATTGCTCAAGGTCGCCACGTTGCTGAGGGAGTCAAAGCCTTTGTTGTCCCTGGTTCGGAACGGGTGAAAGAAGAAGCCGAAGCCGAAGGACTGCACAAAATCTTTGAAGCAGCGGGTTTTGAGTGGCGTGAACCCGGATGTTCTATGTGTTTAGCCATGAACCCCGATAAACTCCAAGGTAGACAAATCAGCGCTTCTTCTTCTAACCGCAACTTTAAAGGTAGACAAGGTTCCTCTTCTGGGCGCACATTACTCATGAGTCCGGCGATGGTAGCGACTGCGGCTATCCGCGGCGAAATCTCAGACGTGCGCGAGTTGCTATAA
- a CDS encoding ribbon-helix-helix domain-containing protein, producing the protein MQAEKLSISLPASLVQFVENYKVTKGCKSRSQVIELAIELLRYQELEQAYREAAAEFNPEWDVTVGDGLTDETW; encoded by the coding sequence ATGCAAGCTGAAAAACTTTCTATTTCCTTACCAGCGTCTTTGGTGCAGTTTGTGGAGAATTACAAAGTTACTAAAGGGTGTAAATCTCGTTCTCAAGTGATTGAGTTAGCAATAGAGTTACTGCGATATCAAGAGTTAGAACAAGCTTACCGCGAAGCAGCGGCAGAATTTAACCCAGAATGGGATGTCACCGTCGGGGATGGACTGACAGATGAAACGTGGTGA
- a CDS encoding type II toxin-antitoxin system PemK/MazF family toxin, with protein MKRGEIYFANLSPAVGSEMDKRRPVLIVSNDANNNASNTVTIVPITSNINRVYPFEVLLNPEDSGLSKPSKVQAQQVRTISKQRILGDMVGCLSQDFIELVDAALKLHLGLE; from the coding sequence ATGAAACGTGGTGAAATTTACTTTGCAAATCTCAGTCCCGCAGTCGGTTCAGAAATGGATAAACGCCGTCCTGTACTCATTGTCAGCAATGACGCTAATAATAATGCTTCAAATACGGTGACGATTGTACCAATTACATCTAATATAAATCGTGTGTATCCTTTTGAAGTGTTGTTAAATCCAGAAGATTCTGGTTTATCCAAGCCTTCAAAAGTACAAGCGCAACAGGTACGCACGATTTCTAAACAGCGCATTTTGGGAGATATGGTAGGCTGTTTGAGTCAAGATTTCATAGAATTAGTTGATGCTGCTCTCAAGTTGCATTTAGGTCTGGAGTAG
- a CDS encoding helix-turn-helix domain-containing protein produces MTTQLKEWSEETIFSMIKDGVQENLELDYKECGSLFPLTDKKKTELSKDVSSFANSAGGIIIYGVKEKDHLITEIDTGFDPNNLSKERLEQIINSNIHPRINGLIIKQIELRTSNPGHILYVISIPQATTRAPHQAADKRYYKRFNFASIAMEDYEIRDILHRATTPDLNFVFSLGGQHTVPIQFHQDHLFSEEIDLIISVENRAEEPASYAVMDVFIDSALKLQNCDDLKKTDNLLIYLKDDETISVTHLSQNWAIPAMLPIFKGTNFRITDRPIKLTIPMEDADSEKEYICIWRIRSPGMINHGSFTFVLNKNCLTVSNADKMQ; encoded by the coding sequence ATGACGACACAACTCAAAGAATGGTCTGAAGAAACGATTTTTTCTATGATTAAAGATGGCGTTCAGGAAAACCTTGAACTTGATTATAAAGAATGCGGTTCACTCTTCCCACTTACTGATAAAAAGAAAACAGAACTTAGTAAAGATGTCTCATCTTTTGCCAACTCTGCTGGAGGTATAATTATTTATGGTGTAAAAGAAAAGGATCATCTTATTACTGAAATTGATACAGGATTTGATCCTAATAACTTATCTAAAGAGAGATTAGAACAGATTATAAATTCAAACATTCATCCTCGTATAAACGGACTTATCATTAAGCAAATAGAACTGCGTACTTCTAATCCTGGTCATATATTGTATGTAATTTCAATTCCTCAAGCTACAACAAGAGCGCCTCATCAAGCTGCCGATAAGAGATATTACAAACGTTTCAATTTTGCATCAATCGCGATGGAGGATTATGAAATCAGAGATATTCTCCATAGAGCAACAACGCCTGATCTAAACTTTGTTTTTTCTCTTGGTGGTCAGCATACTGTCCCAATTCAATTTCATCAGGATCACCTATTCAGTGAAGAAATAGATTTAATTATTAGCGTAGAGAATAGAGCAGAAGAACCTGCATCTTATGCTGTGATGGATGTCTTTATAGATTCAGCTCTCAAGTTGCAGAACTGTGATGATTTAAAAAAGACAGATAATTTATTGATTTATTTAAAAGATGATGAAACAATTTCTGTTACACATCTTAGTCAAAACTGGGCTATTCCCGCAATGTTACCTATATTCAAGGGGACTAATTTTAGAATTACAGATAGACCCATCAAACTTACTATTCCAATGGAAGATGCTGATTCAGAAAAAGAGTATATCTGTATATGGCGAATTAGATCACCTGGAATGATTAATCATGGTAGTTTTACATTTGTCCTCAATAAAAATTGCTTGACAGTAAGTAATGCTGACAAGATGCAGTGA
- a CDS encoding metal-binding protein, with product MPSGGTHDRITLYSLPVIAGVTLWQTRSSNLTLLVASGFMFSGLMFGPDLDIYSRQFQRWGFLRCIWRPYQKKLRHRSVFSHGPIIGTIIRVIYLGCFLALVAIAFLLVGEMLGILAVTWQDLSRALGRSLVVYTTEYLALFLGLELGAMSHSLSDWGGSAYKRVQKQGVRSLFAGKKGRRRKGGVKRRGTLR from the coding sequence ATGCCCTCTGGTGGAACGCACGATCGCATCACTTTATATTCTCTGCCTGTAATCGCCGGTGTGACTTTATGGCAAACTCGCAGCAGCAATTTAACTTTGTTGGTTGCTAGTGGGTTTATGTTTAGCGGTCTGATGTTCGGCCCGGATTTGGATATTTACTCGCGTCAGTTCCAACGCTGGGGCTTTTTGCGCTGTATTTGGCGACCTTATCAAAAAAAGCTGCGCCATCGTTCTGTTTTTTCTCACGGGCCGATTATTGGGACAATTATCCGGGTGATTTATCTGGGGTGTTTCCTGGCGCTGGTGGCGATCGCATTTTTGCTAGTGGGGGAAATGCTGGGGATTTTGGCGGTGACTTGGCAGGATTTGAGTCGGGCTTTGGGGCGATCGCTTGTGGTTTATACTACTGAATATTTGGCTCTGTTTTTGGGGTTGGAACTCGGTGCGATGAGTCATTCTCTCAGCGATTGGGGGGGTTCGGCTTATAAGCGGGTGCAGAAGCAGGGGGTGCGGAGTTTGTTTGCTGGGAAGAAGGGGAGGAGGAGGAAGGGAGGAGTTAAACGCAGAGGTACGCTAAGGTAA
- the mazG gene encoding nucleoside triphosphate pyrophosphohydrolase produces the protein MDQSLAALQELIEVVAKLRSPDGGCPWDLAQTPESLIPYVIEEAYEVVDAIREGDQQGIKEELGDLLLQVVLQAQIAGESGNFGLEEVVRGISQKLIRRHPHVFGNVSVEGVDEVRQNWEAIKAQEKGEVPEKHQFSAKLARYYRTLPPLMAAMKISENAAAVGFEWENVDGVWAKFHEELGEFQQALAEETPERQQAELGDLLFAVIQLARWHNCDPSAALQGTNQRFVQRLQKIEAVVDRPLSDYSLDEFETLWQEAKAQIAKEQS, from the coding sequence ATGGATCAGAGTTTGGCGGCGTTGCAAGAGTTGATTGAGGTAGTGGCGAAATTGCGATCGCCTGATGGGGGTTGTCCTTGGGATTTGGCACAAACTCCTGAAAGTCTGATTCCTTATGTGATTGAGGAGGCTTATGAGGTGGTTGATGCCATTCGTGAGGGGGATCAGCAGGGGATTAAGGAGGAGTTGGGGGATTTACTTTTACAGGTGGTTCTGCAAGCCCAAATTGCTGGGGAATCAGGGAATTTTGGGTTGGAGGAGGTTGTCAGGGGAATTTCCCAAAAGTTGATTCGTCGTCATCCCCATGTGTTTGGTAATGTGTCTGTGGAAGGTGTGGATGAGGTGCGGCAAAATTGGGAGGCGATTAAGGCACAGGAGAAGGGGGAAGTTCCAGAGAAGCATCAATTTAGCGCTAAACTGGCTCGTTATTATCGGACTCTTCCCCCGTTGATGGCGGCAATGAAGATTTCTGAAAATGCTGCGGCTGTGGGGTTTGAGTGGGAAAATGTTGATGGGGTTTGGGCGAAGTTTCATGAGGAGTTGGGCGAGTTCCAACAGGCTTTGGCTGAGGAAACACCAGAACGTCAACAAGCGGAGTTAGGAGATTTATTATTTGCAGTTATACAATTGGCGCGTTGGCATAATTGTGACCCTAGTGCAGCGTTACAGGGGACAAATCAGCGCTTTGTGCAGAGATTGCAAAAAATAGAGGCGGTTGTTGATCGCCCCCTTTCTGATTACAGTTTGGATGAGTTTGAGACTCTTTGGCAGGAGGCAAAAGCCCAAATTGCCAAAGAGCAGTCATAA
- a CDS encoding zinc metalloprotease HtpX, protein MSLQSGLEAFQQKRYQEAVELLEEFSRNCVDHDSSDYLSAQMWLTKAYKSAGQIEKAKLLCQKLTTSQNPKVRQWAEKASQSFTQQSVNQPHTTQKAGRAAAGVKLAMGGVGGNLVLASAVTMTLMFGMVLVLGLNLVFILGSDNPLQGLFFAITITLIFNIAAFFLSPWFMDLTQSWLYQRRWVELAEVESLSPETAKIIRQICKDKNLKIPRLGIINDQNPTAFTYGSLPNSARLVVSQGLFTYLDDEEIATVYAHELGHIVHWDFAVMTVASTLVQICYLIYTTGNRWGRGGDNIVQNSLQYAASLAYVFYLIGTYLLLYLSRTREYFADHFAAETTGNPNGLSRALVKIAYGIVEEGARSPEPSRLIEGTRALGIYDHKAATSTGTAYRVASDTQKIGRVFLWDMFNPWAWWMELNSTHPLTGKRVRALSTYAEQLGLPIEFDMGRVIGEGKTLNKKKLYGNFLADIALYLAEIIGFLAGLVIGIISWSSSANPGLILGAPFIGIGLGILIKTFVMFPDYQQAPATDLLTLMSDPYASPLRGQPAKLAGQLIGRGDAGYKFGSDLKIQDRSGMLYLRYSSRFGPIGNFFFGMKRVQSLIGEQVGAVGWFRRGIAPWMDLVQLKSENGTIVNSYHRFWALILGGASMILGIFLTIFLSY, encoded by the coding sequence ATGTCATTGCAATCTGGATTAGAAGCCTTTCAACAAAAACGTTATCAGGAAGCGGTGGAATTACTCGAAGAATTCAGCCGTAATTGCGTTGATCACGATTCCTCTGATTATCTTTCAGCACAGATGTGGCTGACGAAAGCCTACAAAAGTGCAGGCCAAATCGAAAAAGCGAAACTTCTGTGTCAAAAGTTAACGACGAGTCAAAACCCAAAGGTGCGTCAATGGGCAGAAAAAGCCAGCCAATCTTTTACTCAACAGTCAGTCAACCAGCCTCACACCACGCAAAAAGCTGGACGTGCTGCTGCTGGTGTCAAATTAGCGATGGGCGGTGTGGGTGGTAATTTAGTTTTAGCTTCTGCTGTCACCATGACCTTGATGTTTGGGATGGTGTTGGTATTAGGCTTGAACTTAGTATTTATTTTGGGTAGTGATAATCCACTCCAAGGGTTATTCTTCGCGATCACCATTACCTTAATTTTCAATATCGCTGCCTTTTTCCTGTCTCCCTGGTTCATGGACTTAACCCAAAGCTGGCTTTACCAGAGGCGCTGGGTAGAATTAGCAGAAGTTGAAAGCCTCAGCCCAGAGACAGCTAAAATCATTCGTCAAATCTGCAAGGATAAAAATCTGAAAATTCCCCGATTGGGAATCATTAACGACCAAAACCCCACAGCTTTTACCTATGGTTCCTTACCTAATAGCGCTCGCTTAGTGGTCAGTCAGGGACTTTTTACTTACCTGGATGATGAAGAAATTGCTACAGTCTACGCCCATGAATTAGGACACATCGTCCATTGGGATTTTGCCGTGATGACAGTAGCTTCTACCTTGGTGCAGATTTGCTACCTAATTTACACTACAGGTAATAGATGGGGTCGTGGTGGGGATAACATCGTCCAAAATTCTTTGCAATATGCTGCTTCCCTTGCTTACGTGTTTTATCTAATCGGCACTTATTTATTACTGTATCTCTCCCGTACCAGAGAATATTTTGCCGACCACTTCGCCGCCGAAACCACAGGGAACCCCAATGGATTATCCCGTGCTTTGGTGAAGATTGCCTATGGAATTGTAGAAGAAGGAGCGCGATCGCCTGAACCCAGTCGTTTGATTGAAGGTACTCGTGCTTTGGGTATTTATGACCATAAAGCCGCAACTTCCACAGGAACCGCCTATCGAGTTGCATCTGACACCCAAAAAATTGGTCGCGTCTTTTTGTGGGATATGTTTAACCCTTGGGCTTGGTGGATGGAGTTAAATTCCACTCACCCCTTGACAGGTAAACGCGTCCGGGCGCTGAGTACCTATGCTGAACAGTTAGGTTTACCAATCGAGTTCGACATGGGAAGAGTCATCGGAGAAGGCAAAACTCTGAATAAGAAGAAGCTTTACGGTAACTTCTTGGCAGACATAGCTTTATACCTGGCTGAAATCATTGGTTTCTTAGCTGGCCTGGTAATTGGTATCATTTCCTGGTCAAGTTCTGCCAATCCAGGTTTAATACTGGGTGCGCCATTCATCGGTATAGGCTTAGGAATACTGATTAAAACCTTTGTGATGTTCCCCGACTACCAGCAAGCACCAGCCACTGACCTTCTCACCTTGATGTCAGATCCCTATGCTAGTCCTTTACGCGGACAACCCGCAAAATTGGCAGGTCAACTAATTGGTCGTGGCGACGCTGGTTATAAATTTGGTTCCGATTTAAAAATCCAAGACCGTAGCGGTATGCTTTATCTGCGTTACTCCTCACGCTTTGGCCCCATTGGTAACTTCTTCTTTGGGATGAAGCGAGTGCAAAGCTTAATTGGTGAACAAGTTGGGGCTGTCGGTTGGTTCCGCCGAGGTATAGCACCTTGGATGGATCTCGTCCAACTTAAAAGTGAAAATGGCACAATTGTCAATAGTTACCATCGTTTTTGGGCATTAATCCTGGGCGGTGCGTCGATGATCCTGGGAATATTCCTGACTATATTTTTGAGTTACTAG